The following coding sequences are from one Triticum aestivum cultivar Chinese Spring chromosome 5A, IWGSC CS RefSeq v2.1, whole genome shotgun sequence window:
- the LOC123108566 gene encoding polyubiquitin-like, with the protein MQIFVKTLTGRIVTLDVESSDTIGNVKAKIHHKEDFQPYQQCLIFSGKRLEDGRTLADYGIQKGVTLHSEPRFPGHIKISVRSLNGKMMTSQVHPSDTIGAMKAMFLFEHHLIFNGKQLEETRTFADYDIQDGSTLDDFRLHAGMKININVLDNPPYVESSDTIDSVKAKINDEYGIPLAQQRLEFHRIRRTSGFHPYSILQCSRTLADYNIQNGATLGLILCHRPRPMQIFVKNLGGKTLTFNVQSSDTIRSVKEKIQQVDGIDPASQRLIFSGWQLEDSFTLAEYNIQHESTFHLCLRLYSCAKCPGTHH; encoded by the coding sequence atgcagatctttgtgaagaccttGACTGGCAGGATCGTCACTCTTGATGTTGAAAGTTCAGATACTATCGGCAATGTGAAAGCTAAGATTCATCACAAGGAGGATTTTCAACCATACCAACAGTGTCTCATATTTTCTGGCAAGCGGCTGGAGGACGGCCGCACCTTGGCCGACTATGGCATCCAAAAGGGGGTTACCCTTCATTCTGAACCCCGCTTCCCCGGACATATTAAGATTTCTGTGAGGAGCCTTAATGGAAAAATGATGACCTCGCAGGTCCATCCATCAGATACCATCGGTGCTATGAAGGCAATGTTTTTGTTTGAACACCACCTTATCTTCAATGGGAAACAACTGGAGGAAACCCGTACTTTCGCTGATTATGATATCCAGGATGGATCTACTCTTGATGATTTCCGCCTCCATGCAGGGATGAAAATCAACATCAATGTGTTAGACAACCCTCCCTATGTTGAGAGCTCAGATACTATCGACAGTGTCAAGGCGAAGATTAATGATGAGTACGGTATCCCTCTAGCCCAACAGCGCCTCGAGTTTCACAGGATAAGGAGGACGTCCGGATTTCATCCATACTCTATCTTACAGTGCAGCCGTACTTTGGCCGATTATAACATCCAGAATGGAGCCACTCTCGGCCTTATCCTCTGCCACCGACCCAGGCcgatgcagatcttcgtcaagaatTTGGGAGGAAAGACTTTGACGTTTAATGTTCAGAGCTCAGATACCATCCGCAGTGTCAAGGAGAAAATTCAGCAGGTGGACGGTATTGACCCGGCAAGCCAACGCCTCATCTTTTCCGGGTGGCAGTTGGAGGATAGCTTCACACTGGCAGAATACAATATCCAGCATGAATCCACTTTTCATCTTTGCCTCCGTCTTTATTCATGTGCTAAATGTCCAGGAACCCATCACTAG